The Pleuronectes platessa chromosome 23, fPlePla1.1, whole genome shotgun sequence genome contains a region encoding:
- the LOC128430574 gene encoding atrial natriuretic peptide receptor 1: MKSHARSSVPYSVCVCCIAPTCCWHDLDNSEYDCWPLHKPNEYNMIDCGGLEMAWIVRPPETVKTGEGFSVTYSVTAQDSFYHWAVENHIFTNSSIVNAEAARSFCEHHDCPANWKDANGENCCIHHANIHSCPLGHMTSESICGPWIPDDGKIFTHTLSTSGKLTQSNWTAKVVLVHAGLTSLIAHIRVGQMQVALEAKSTVLPAVVCGDGVCEEAELCSTCSADCGECPMTPATKLAISLPLSLLCLCLLLTALWMKYHKQKLLWDESWIIDFSTIKQDHEARMTMGSIMSVPQGNSDSNTSCITALSSWTGQPGTRKTMFTCTGIYDGRTVAIKRIQTKTFSLSKTIRQEVKQVRELDHPNLCKFTGGCIEVPNVAIVTEYCPKGSLNDVLLNEEIPLNWGFRFSFANDIARGMSYLHQHKICHGRLKSMNCVIDDRWVCKITDYGLRMYRRDDGAEPLSTYHQRLLEVYMPPEFQNSNMEPTLTGDVFSYSIILLEIATRSDPVPVEESNLECAWCPPLPELISSKVDNTCPCPADYVELIRRCRSHNPFHRPTFEQIRKFVHRINPVKVSPVDMMMNLMEKYSKHLEVLVAERTQDLMHEKQKTDRLLYSMLPKQVADDLRQGKPLQAQSYVSATVFFSDIVGFTQLSCSSTPYQVVDFLNKLYTTFDDIIDIYDVYKVETIGDAYMVVSGVPLENGILHASEIASMALDLVGVCRTFRIPHKPNMQLQIRAGIHSGPVVAGVVGTKMPRYCLFGDTVNTASRMESTSLALKIQCSSSAFYLLEEIGGYVLQCRGMLQVKGKGDMVTYWLEGKKTSLVGRDIVQDAKTTKSVNMEPVTGTEKERELCSSIPGFLNGDLLLDPI; this comes from the exons ATGAAGAGTCACGCGCGGTCTAGCGTCCCCTATTCC gtgtgtgtttgctgtatcGCTCCGACATGTTGTTGGCACGACTTGGACAACAGCGAGTACGACTGCTGGCCTCTCCACAAACCCAACGAATACAACATGATCGACTGTGGAG GTCTGGAGATGGCCTGGATCGTCCGTCCTCCTGAGACGGTGAAGACAGGCGAGGGGTTCAGTGTCACCTACTCTGTTACGGCTCAGGACTCCTTCTACCACTGGGCTGTAGAAAACCACATCTTCACAAACAG TTCCATCGTAAACGCCGAAGCAGCTCGGAGCTTCTGTGAACATCACGACTGTCCGGCCAACTGGAAAGACGCAAATGGAGAAAACTGCTGCATTCATCACGCTAACATCCACTCCTGTCCTCTGGGACACATG ACGTCCGAGAGCATCTGTGGCCCCTGGATTCCTGACGACGGCAAAATcttcacacacaccctctccacGTCCGGCAAGCTGACGCAGAGCAACTGGACGGCCAAG GTGGTTTTGGTCCATGCTGGTTTGACCTCCCTCATCGCTCACATTCGAGTTGGTCAGATGCAGGTTGCTCTGGAGGCCAAGAGCACCGTGTTGCCTGCTGTTG TTTGTGGTGacggtgtgtgtgaggaggcggAGCTTTGTTCCACCTGTTCAGCCGACTGTGGCGAATGCCCCATGACGCCGGCCACCAAGCTGGCCATCAGCCTCCCGCTCAGcctgctctgcctctgcctgctacTCACCGCCCTG TGGATGAAGTACCACAAGCAGAAGCTGCTGTGGGACGAGAGCTGGATCATcgacttctccacaataaaacaAG ATCATGAAGCTCGAATGACCATGGGCAGCATCATGAGCGTCCCACAGGGGAACAGCGACAGTAACACCAGCTGTATAACTGCCCTCAGCTCGTGGACGGGTCAACCAGGGACCCGAAAAACTATGTTCACCTGCACGGGGATATA TGACGGCAGGACGGTGGCCATCAAGAGGATTCAGACAAAGACTTTCTCTCTGTCCAAAAccatcagacaggaagtcaaacaAGTCAG GGAACTGGATCATCCAAACCTCTGTAAGTTCACCGGTGGGTGCATTGAGGTTCCAAATGTCGCCATCGTGACAGAGTACTGCCCCAAAGGAAGCCTCAACGACGTTCTGCTTAACGAGGAGATCCCACTCAACTGGGGCTTCAG GTTTTCTTTCGCCAACGACATCGCCAGAGGGATGTCGTACCTCCACCAGCACAAGATCTGCCACGGCCGCCTCAAATCCATGAACTGTGTCATAGACGACCGCTGGGTTTGTAAAATAACAG ACTACGGACTGAGAATGTATCGCAGGGATGATGGGGCGGAGCCTCTTTCCACCTATCACCAGAGGCTGCTGGAGGTCTACATGCCGCCTGAGTTTCAAAACTCCAACATGGAGCCGACACTGACCGGAGACGTGTTCAG TTATTCCATCATCCTGCTGGAGATCGCCACTCGCAGTGATCCCGTCCCC GTGGAGGAGTCCAACCTGGAGTGTGCCTGGTGTCCTCCTCTACCGGAACTGATCTCCAGTAAAGTCGACAACACCTGCCCGTGTCCTGCTGACTACGTGGAG CTGATCCGGAGATGCCGCTCTCACAACCCCTTCCACCGACCCACCTTCGAACAAATCAGGAAGTTTGTTCACCGGATCAACCCGGTCAAAGTCAGCCCAGTGGACATGATGATGAACCTG ATGGAGAAATACAGTAAACATCTGGAGGTGCTGGTGGCCGAGCGAACTCAAGACCTGATGCATGAGAAACAGAAAACTGACCGGCTGCTGTACA GTATGCTTCCGAAGCAAGTAGCTGATGATCTGCGTCAGGGGAAACCGCTGCAGGCTCAGAGCTACGTCAGCGCCACCGTCTTCTTCAG TGATATCGTGGGCTTCACGCagctctcctgcagcagcactccTTACCAAGTCGTGGATTTCCTCAACAAACTCTACACAACATTTGACGACATCATCGACATCTACGACGTCTACAAGGTGGAAACCATCGGTGACGCCT aCATGGTGGTGTCGGGCGTGCCGCTGGAGAACGGGATCCTCCACGCCTCGGAGATCGCCAGCATGGCTCTGGACCTGGTTGGCGTCTGCCGCACGTTCAGGATCCCTCACAAACCCAACATGCAGCTGCAGATACGAGCTGGGATTCACTCCG GTCCGGTGGTGGCGGGGGTTGTAGGGACGAAGATGCCTCGTTACTGTCTGTTCGGGGACACGGTCAACACAGCGTCCAGGATGGAGTCCACCAGTCTGG CCCTGAAGATCCAGTGCAGCTCCAGTGCCTTCTACCTGCTGGAGGAGATCGGCGGCTACGTGCTGCAGTGCAGAGGAATGTTGCAGGTCAAG GGGAAAGGTGACATGGTAACGTACTGGTTGGAAGGGAAGAAGACGTCTCTGGTTGGAAGGGACATCGTCCAGGACGCCAAGACGACCAAAAGCGTGAACATGGAGCCGGTGACCGGGACGGAGAAGGAGCGGGAGCTGTGCTCGTCCATCCCGGGGTTCCTGAACGGCGACTTGCTCCTGGATCCGATCTGA
- the LOC128430573 gene encoding E3 ubiquitin-protein ligase Topors, which yields MAPTRMKLRVRRRDAAGPGPARAVVAAEDASPDSKCPICLDRFNNLAYLDRCLHRFCFPCIQEWSHNKAECPLCKQPFASILHSVRAEDDFKEYTLRPPPANSSVAATVAMVAAMASAARSNHQMRLMLRRHRTADVSPVVAEDSGEGEDLDQQRTRGGADLAERGVIFEGLTGLGGARTHNDRATRRLMTRLATRQRLQRDGGTVRRLRERETVAFRRALYRCGIRVRGVNQGQQCDITAESFRRNPVHLNKLRPWLRRELTVLYGAHGTLVDIVQRIIMAQLARHGLEDSPTIEDELRPFLLARTDHFLHELVNFARSPLSLENYDLQAVYEPPAAALELDGMSSPSDSSSVIAISEGEENEAGGGSEDVFQTSSCLSLTGWDDETPGPSYSTAEPSCSLASLSYSPALQEAANQEGEKGEEECLIVGYKKPIAERTPELVQLSSDSENEEGKEKTTEKLPPLATTPPPLSYIPTIPPSTSAAFQEEPDDKKKEKDGEVGGRCSRARSWSASSGRSPETVCTLSPGERQEDSRRDWKQSSSETAKEKEKEKRKRRKTGPDRSGTLCNPNRSIYPAMMCHPSQSPSPFHSSVESSSPPDSSCEYRCSPLTSSASSPSHSSSAFCFSPLLSSPLRQTPPLLSPGDAHHRDKPGGKRKYKSRHLDSNDQDPTWRPLSGNPGEKQRERRRKRGRDGGRRRDTQRRESVGSDSHSKRYRDDRSPSVEIIYEGTILSDAAHPPARKRRRKRHRKTRHSSSPVIITLDSDTSHDNEVINRPGGGSSSSSPLSSQQTVDFSDLPPLPLVHSAGVGGALDEEIGDLPVDILDRGSDGSEAEPAGPIRVDISSDHDVDVENVEEGVSLSACRPQPTGDNRFIPITTDHRKRRSDLSTSDTRLLAAILDDLEGIAAPTCDLSVTFEPGRSPDSRTKRFQDLHEARSKPRVPDVTELPPGRKSPPPLPPLQQMDFRVGEDGGHVPPLLRQASPVRAHNRNTPPPLKHKDAGSPHPSPADRLSPHSSADRRSNPAADARLAPEAIAPSSALKKHFKSSLASRGVVAPDPPVSGWSKEKLPHNHSTSGGDPTFRPASSRVAPADSTVSSSGVAGDFPAAAERLTDRFSVVSRGDTSPPVDLHSMNPSPATDGHFNHAASPTSPRKCLSEPPVESLSKHSTDLNHQNHFDPVDAHRDDGVTSSPHNQWNSNSSTDAHSDSFAL from the exons ATGGCGCCCACGCGGATGAAACTGCGCGTGCGTCGCCGTGATGctgcaggtccaggtccag CGAGGGCGGTGGTCGCGGCAGAGGACGCCTCGCCCGACTCCAAGTGCCCCATCTGTCTGGACCGCTTCAACAACCTGGCGTACCTGGACCGATGCCTGCACCGCTTCTGCTTCCCCTGCATCCAGGAGTGGTCCCACAACAAGGCCGAGTGCCCGCTCTGCAAGCAGCCGTTCGCCTCCATCTTGCACTCGGTCCGCGCCGAGGACGACTTCAAGGAGTACACGCTGCGGCCGCCgccggccaacagcagcgtCGCCGCCACGGTGGCGATGGTGGCGGCGATGGCGTCAGCGGCAAGGAGCAACCATCAAATGAGGTTGATGTTACGGAGACACCGGACGGCCGACG TCTCTCCCGTGGTGGCGGAGGACAGTGGAGAGGGAGAAGACCTGGACCAGCAGAGGACGAGGGGAGGAGCCGACCTGGCGGAGCGAGGGGTGATCTTTGAGGGACTGACGGGCCTCGGGGGGGCGAGGACGCACAACGACCGGGCCACACGGCGGCTGATGACCCGTCTGGCAACAAGGCAGCGGCTGCAGCGAGACGGTGGAACCGTGCGGcgtctgagggagagagagacggtggCGTTCCGCCGCGCTCTCTACCGCTGTGGCATACGGGTCCGTGGCGTGAACCAGGGGCAgcagtgtgacatcacagcagagagCTTCCGTCGGAACCCCGTCCACTTGAACAAACTTCGCCCCTGGCTGCGCCGGGAGCTCACGGTGCTCTACGGCGCTCACGGCACGCTGGTGGACATAGTCCAACGCATCATCATGGCCCAGCTCGCCCGCCACGGCCTGGAGGACTCGCCCACCATCGAGGACGAGCTGCGTCCGTTCCTGTTGGCCCGCACCGACCACTTCCTGCACGAGCTGGTCAACTTCGCCCGCTCGCCACTCAGTCTGGAAAACTATGACTTGCAGGCGGTGTATGAGCCGCCGGCCGCCGCCCTGGAGCTGGACGGGATGAGCAGCCCGTCCGACAGCAGCTCTGTCATCGCCATATCAGAGGGCGAGGAGAACGAGGCTGGAGGAGGCTCAGAGGATGTCTTCCAAACAAGCAGCTGCCTCAGTCTGACGGGTTGGGATGACGAGACTCCAGGCCCCTCCTACTCCACTGCTGAGCCTTCCTGTTCGCTTGCCTCGCTATCGTATAGCCCCGCCCTACAAgaggcagccaatcaggagggggagaagggggaggaggagtgtcTGATAGTGGGATACAAGAAGCCGATCGCAGAGAGAACTCCTGAGCTGGTGCAGCTGTCATCCGACTCCGAGAAtgaggaggggaaggagaagACGACGGAGAAGCTGCCTCCTCTCGccaccacccctcctcctctttcttacATACCCACAATCCCCCCCTCCACATCTGCCGCCTTCCAGGAGGAGCCGGACgacaagaagaaggagaaagatgGCGAAGTGGGCGGGCGTTGTTCACGTGCACGTTCATGGTCTGCCAGCTCTGGAAGGAGCCCGGAGACGGTGTGCACGCTCAGCCCCGGCGAGCGGCAGGAGGACAGCCGGAGAGACTGGAAGCAGTCCAGCAGTGAGACGgccaaggagaaggagaaggagaagaggaagaggaggaagacggggCCGGACAGGAGCGGAACTCTGTGCAACCCAAACCGCTCCATCTATCCCGCCATGATGTGCCACCCCTCACAATCCCCTTCACCGTTCCACTCAAGCGTAGAGTCCAGTTCTCCACCCGACTCCAGCTGTGAGTACCGCTGctcccctctcacctcctccgcctcctccccaTCACACTCCTCCTCGGCCTTCTGCTTCTCCCCGCTGCTGTCGTCGCCCCTTCGGCAGACGCCGCCCTTGCTCTCCCCCGGCGACGCTCACCACAGAGACAAACCCGGCGGGAAGAGGAAGTACAAGAGCCGCCACCTAGACAGCAACGACCAGGACCCGACCTGGAGGCCCCTCAGTGGGAACCCTGGAGAGAAGCagcgggagaggaggaggaaaagggggagagacggtgggaggaggagagatacacagaggagggagagtgtTGGAAGTGACAG CCACAGCAAGAGGTACCGAGACGACCGCAGTCCCAGCGTGGAGATCATCTACGAGGGCACGATCCTCTCCGACGCAGCGCACCCCCCCGCCAGGAAGCGCCGCAGGAAACGCCACCGGAAGACCCGACACAGCAG ctctCCAGTCATCATCACCCTCGACAGTGACACCAGCCACGATAATGAGGTCATCAACAGACCCggtggcggcagcagcagcagcagtccccTCAGCAGCCAGCAGACCGTCGACTTCTCCGACCTCCCTCCGCTCCCGTTGGTGCATTCCGCCGGTGTGGGCGGGGCCTTGGATGAGGAGATCGGCGACCTGCCCGTGGACATCCTGGACAGAGGGTCAGACGGGTCGGAGGCGGAGCCAGCGGGTCCCATCCGCGTCGACATCAGCAGCGATCACGATGTGGACGTGGAGAACGTGGAGGAGGGCGTGTCCCTGTCGGCGTGCCGCCCTCAGCCAACCGGAGACAACCGGTTCATCCCCATAACGACCGATCATCGCAAAAGAAGATCTGACCTCTCGACCTCTGACACTCGTCTCCTAGCAGCCATCCTCGACGACCTGGAGGGAATCGCTGCTCCTACATGTGACCTCTCTGTGACCTTTGAACCCGGTCGTTCACCCGACTCGAGGACAAAGCGTTTTCAGGATCTGCACGAGGCTCGTTCGAAGCCGAGAGTTCCTGACGTCACTGAGCTGCCGCCGGGTCGTAAGTCCCCCCCGCCGCTGCCTCCTCTTCAGCAGATGGACTTCAGGGTCGGAGAGGACGGGGGGCACGTCCCCCCGCTCCTCAGACAGGCCAGTCCGGTGCGAGCCCACAACAGAAACACGCCTCCACcattaaaacacaaagatgcaggAAGTCCTCACCCGTCCCCAGCTGACCGCCTCTCGCCTCACTCCTCTGCTGACCGCCGATCAAATCCCGCTGCTGACGCCCGCTTGGCCCCTGAGGCCATCGCCCCCAGTTCAGCCCTGAAGAAACATTTCAAAAGCTCTCTGGCGTCGAGAGGAGTCGTGGCGCCTGACCCAC CCGTCAGCGGCTGGTCCAAAGAGAAGCTGCCTCACAATCACTCTACCTCCGGAGGCGATCCCACTTTCAGGCCCGCCTCCTCTCGGGTGGCGCCCGCCGACTCCACAGTTTCCAGTAGTGGTGTTGCAGGAGACTTCCCAGCAG ctgcagagcgACTGACGGACAGGTTTTCAGTCGTCAGCCGCGGGGACACGTCACCACCTGTAGATTTGCACTCTATGAATCCGTCTCCAGCCACTGACGGACACTTCAACCACGCAGCCTCACCCACGTCACCCAGAAAGTGTCTTTCTGAACCTCCGGTCGAGTCGCTCTCAAAACACTCAACTGATTTAAACCATCAGAACCACTTTGATCCTGTGGACGCTCACAGGGACGATGGCGTCACGTCCTCCCCACACAACCAGTGGAACTCTAACTCCTCCACTGACGCCCACTCGGACTCGTTCGCCCTTTGA
- the LOC128429939 gene encoding nephronectin isoform X2, which yields MITRVSLVLLSWLLTWSRAQQMDSNSWMSNGLCRYGNSVDCCWGWTQTDGGRCQPHCQQGCKHGECVGPDRCKCHAGYSGKACNQDLNECGLKPRPCKHRCMNTPGSYKCYCLDGYTLQPDGSCKNTLTCYYANCQYGCAVSKGRVLCTCPSPGLRLGPDRRTCIDIDECVSGGGVCPRRRKCVNTFGSFLCKCHLGFKLTYMNGRYVCIDKDTRPFCSLNPSSPKCRCKDGGCEALPRVTLEPPRPRTTIPIIPLSTAAPPITTTAQPVTTTTSAATTLPATSAATTTTAVPTTTTTTPVTTTTMPDTTTHVTTSPKTTTETTTPVTTTPVTTTPVTTTPVTTPDTTTISLTTPVITTPVTTPDTTTHLTTPDTTTTPVTTTPVIITTTPNTTTPVTTTTTPVTTTTTPDTTTPVTTTPVTTPDTTTPVTTTETTTPVTIPVTTTPVTTLVTTPDTTTTPETTPVTTPDITTTPVTTPAITTPVTIPATTPDTTTPVTTTLVTSPDTTPTLPTTFSMVTTTLNNRINKDVTLKQRGDVHIPRHPDVNQLWEFDIELGNISDDAKDDPDAGVVHCTFNHGLCDWLSDREGDLHWETSHNPAGGQYLSVPELKAGQRSIRGARLAVQILPSWSHGDLCFSFSHWLTGHHVGVLQLFTRKRGRGQRYSPALWSRTGGHGWRHTQVTLTTHHLDRVLLKAERRVGRRGQIAVDDVSLRQGACR from the exons ATGATAACCCGGGTCAGCCTGGTTCTTCTGTCCTGGTTGTTAACATGGAGCAGAGCTCAGCAGATGGATTCTAACAG CTGGATGTCCAATGGTCTCTGTCGCTATGGCAACAGCGTGGACTGTTGCTGGGGCTGGACACAGACGGACGGAGGACGTTGTCAAC ctcactGTCAGCAGGGCTGTAAACATGGAGAGTGTGTCGGACCAGACAGATGTAAATGTCACGCCGGATACAGTGGCAAGGCCTGTAACcaag atctGAACGAGTGTGGTCTGAAGCCTCGGCCCTGTAAACATCGCTGCATGAACACACCGGGCAGCTACAAGTGTTACTGTCTGGACGGATACACACTGCAGCCGGATGGCAGCTGCAAGA ATACACTGACCTGTTACTATGCCAACTGTCAGTATGGCTGTGCGGTGTCAAAGGGGAGGGTCCTCTGCACCTGTCCATCGCCAGGGTTACGGCTGGGACCAGACAGACGAACCTGTATCG acattgatgagtgtgtgtctggcgGTGGTGTGTGTCCTCGTCGCAGGAAGTGCGTGAACACATTCGGCAGCTTTTTGTGTAAATGTCACCTCGGCTTCAAACTCACGTACATGAACGGACGCTACGTGTGCATCG ATAAAGACACTCGTCCATTCTGCTCTCTGAACCCGTCCTCTCCCAAGTGCAGGTGTAAAGATGGCGGCTGTGAAG CTCTACCCAGAGTCACTCTGGAGCCTCCAAGACCAAGAACTACAATTCCCATCATCCCCctctccactgctgctcctcctatAACTACTACAGCTCAGCctgtcaccaccaccacctcagcAGCAACTACTCTACCAGCTACGTCTGCAGCTACAACTACCACCGCAGTACcgactactaccactactacacCTGTTACTACCACTACTATGCCTGATACTACTACACATGTTACTACTTCACCTAAAACTACAACTGAGACTACTACACCTGTTACTACTACACCTGTTACTACTACACCTGTTACTACTACACCTGTAACTACACCTGATACTACTACCATATCTCTTACTACACCTGTTATTACTACACCTGTAACTACACCTGATACTACTACACATTTAACTACACCTGATACTACTACCACACCTGTTACTACTACACCTGTTATTATTACTACTACACCTAATACTACTACACCTGTTACTACCACTACTACACCGGTTACTACCACTACTACACCTGATACTACTACACCTGTTACTACTACACCTGTAACAACACCTGATACTACCACACCTGTTACAACAACTGAAACTACTACACCTGTTACTATACCTGTTACTACTACACCTGTAACTACACTTGTAACTACACCTGATACTACTACTACACCTGAGACTACACCTGTAACTACACCTGATATTACTACAACACCTGTAACTACACCTGCCATTACAACACCTGTGACTATACCTGCCACTACACCTGATACTACTACACCTGTAACTACTACACTTGTAACTTCACCTGATACTACACCGACGCTGCCCACCACCTTCTCCATGGTAACGACTACATTGAACAACAGGATCAACAAAGACGTGACACTCAAGCAGAGAGGAGACGTGCACA tccCTCGACATCCCGACGTCAACCAGTTGTGGGAGTTTGATATCGAGCTCGGAAACATCTCTGACGACGCCAAAGACGATCCTG atGCTGGTGTGGTCCACTGTACCTTCAACCACGGACTATGTGATTGGTtgtcagacagagagggagatctTCACTGGGAAACATCTCATAACCCTGCag GTGGACAATACCTTTCCGTCCCAGAGCTGAAGGCAGGACAGAGGAGCATCCGCGGCGCCCGATTGGCTGTCCAAATCCTCCCATCCTGGAGCCACGGTGAcctgtgtttctccttctcccatTGGCTAACAGGGCATCATGTGGGCGTGCTGCAGCTGTTCACCAGGAAGAGAGGACGAGGTCAAAG ATATAGCCCCGCCCTCTGGAGCAGGACAGGTGGACAcggctggagacacacacaggttaccTTGACAACACATCATCTggacagg GTGTTGTTAAAGGCGGAGCGACGAGTCGGACGGCGAGGACAAATCGCTGTCGATGATGTCAGTCTGAGGCAGGGGGCGTGTCGATGA
- the LOC128429939 gene encoding nephronectin isoform X1 — translation MTLNARAPDDHSPHTQRAMIHQNVDIHQCVIVCRSWMSNGLCRYGNSVDCCWGWTQTDGGRCQPHCQQGCKHGECVGPDRCKCHAGYSGKACNQDLNECGLKPRPCKHRCMNTPGSYKCYCLDGYTLQPDGSCKNTLTCYYANCQYGCAVSKGRVLCTCPSPGLRLGPDRRTCIDIDECVSGGGVCPRRRKCVNTFGSFLCKCHLGFKLTYMNGRYVCIDKDTRPFCSLNPSSPKCRCKDGGCEALPRVTLEPPRPRTTIPIIPLSTAAPPITTTAQPVTTTTSAATTLPATSAATTTTAVPTTTTTTPVTTTTMPDTTTHVTTSPKTTTETTTPVTTTPVTTTPVTTTPVTTPDTTTISLTTPVITTPVTTPDTTTHLTTPDTTTTPVTTTPVIITTTPNTTTPVTTTTTPVTTTTTPDTTTPVTTTPVTTPDTTTPVTTTETTTPVTIPVTTTPVTTLVTTPDTTTTPETTPVTTPDITTTPVTTPAITTPVTIPATTPDTTTPVTTTLVTSPDTTPTLPTTFSMVTTTLNNRINKDVTLKQRGDVHIPRHPDVNQLWEFDIELGNISDDAKDDPDAGVVHCTFNHGLCDWLSDREGDLHWETSHNPAGGQYLSVPELKAGQRSIRGARLAVQILPSWSHGDLCFSFSHWLTGHHVGVLQLFTRKRGRGQRYSPALWSRTGGHGWRHTQVTLTTHHLDRVLLKAERRVGRRGQIAVDDVSLRQGACR, via the exons ATGACTCTGAACGCCAGGGCACCTGATGACcactctcctcacacacagcgGGCGATGATCCATCAAAATGTCGATATTCatcagtgtgttattgtgtgtcgCAGCTGGATGTCCAATGGTCTCTGTCGCTATGGCAACAGCGTGGACTGTTGCTGGGGCTGGACACAGACGGACGGAGGACGTTGTCAAC ctcactGTCAGCAGGGCTGTAAACATGGAGAGTGTGTCGGACCAGACAGATGTAAATGTCACGCCGGATACAGTGGCAAGGCCTGTAACcaag atctGAACGAGTGTGGTCTGAAGCCTCGGCCCTGTAAACATCGCTGCATGAACACACCGGGCAGCTACAAGTGTTACTGTCTGGACGGATACACACTGCAGCCGGATGGCAGCTGCAAGA ATACACTGACCTGTTACTATGCCAACTGTCAGTATGGCTGTGCGGTGTCAAAGGGGAGGGTCCTCTGCACCTGTCCATCGCCAGGGTTACGGCTGGGACCAGACAGACGAACCTGTATCG acattgatgagtgtgtgtctggcgGTGGTGTGTGTCCTCGTCGCAGGAAGTGCGTGAACACATTCGGCAGCTTTTTGTGTAAATGTCACCTCGGCTTCAAACTCACGTACATGAACGGACGCTACGTGTGCATCG ATAAAGACACTCGTCCATTCTGCTCTCTGAACCCGTCCTCTCCCAAGTGCAGGTGTAAAGATGGCGGCTGTGAAG CTCTACCCAGAGTCACTCTGGAGCCTCCAAGACCAAGAACTACAATTCCCATCATCCCCctctccactgctgctcctcctatAACTACTACAGCTCAGCctgtcaccaccaccacctcagcAGCAACTACTCTACCAGCTACGTCTGCAGCTACAACTACCACCGCAGTACcgactactaccactactacacCTGTTACTACCACTACTATGCCTGATACTACTACACATGTTACTACTTCACCTAAAACTACAACTGAGACTACTACACCTGTTACTACTACACCTGTTACTACTACACCTGTTACTACTACACCTGTAACTACACCTGATACTACTACCATATCTCTTACTACACCTGTTATTACTACACCTGTAACTACACCTGATACTACTACACATTTAACTACACCTGATACTACTACCACACCTGTTACTACTACACCTGTTATTATTACTACTACACCTAATACTACTACACCTGTTACTACCACTACTACACCGGTTACTACCACTACTACACCTGATACTACTACACCTGTTACTACTACACCTGTAACAACACCTGATACTACCACACCTGTTACAACAACTGAAACTACTACACCTGTTACTATACCTGTTACTACTACACCTGTAACTACACTTGTAACTACACCTGATACTACTACTACACCTGAGACTACACCTGTAACTACACCTGATATTACTACAACACCTGTAACTACACCTGCCATTACAACACCTGTGACTATACCTGCCACTACACCTGATACTACTACACCTGTAACTACTACACTTGTAACTTCACCTGATACTACACCGACGCTGCCCACCACCTTCTCCATGGTAACGACTACATTGAACAACAGGATCAACAAAGACGTGACACTCAAGCAGAGAGGAGACGTGCACA tccCTCGACATCCCGACGTCAACCAGTTGTGGGAGTTTGATATCGAGCTCGGAAACATCTCTGACGACGCCAAAGACGATCCTG atGCTGGTGTGGTCCACTGTACCTTCAACCACGGACTATGTGATTGGTtgtcagacagagagggagatctTCACTGGGAAACATCTCATAACCCTGCag GTGGACAATACCTTTCCGTCCCAGAGCTGAAGGCAGGACAGAGGAGCATCCGCGGCGCCCGATTGGCTGTCCAAATCCTCCCATCCTGGAGCCACGGTGAcctgtgtttctccttctcccatTGGCTAACAGGGCATCATGTGGGCGTGCTGCAGCTGTTCACCAGGAAGAGAGGACGAGGTCAAAG ATATAGCCCCGCCCTCTGGAGCAGGACAGGTGGACAcggctggagacacacacaggttaccTTGACAACACATCATCTggacagg GTGTTGTTAAAGGCGGAGCGACGAGTCGGACGGCGAGGACAAATCGCTGTCGATGATGTCAGTCTGAGGCAGGGGGCGTGTCGATGA